A stretch of the Rosa rugosa chromosome 5, drRosRugo1.1, whole genome shotgun sequence genome encodes the following:
- the LOC133709801 gene encoding uncharacterized protein LOC133709801 has protein sequence MAYVDHAFSITDEDIMMETSYTVNNKPPIKEVALAVALLITGTLGIIVGSLMAYNRVGGDKAHGMFFAILGGILFIPGSYYTRIAYYAYKGYKGFSFSNIPPV, from the exons ATGGCGTATGTAGATCACGCATTCTCCATCACCGACGAAGACATAATGATGGAGACCTCCTACACCGTCAACAACAAGCCTCCAATCAAAGAGGTCGCTCTCGCCGTCGCCCTTCTCATCACCGGCACCCTCGGCATTATCGTCGGCTCCCTCATGGCCTATAACCGCGTCGGCGGCGACAAAGCTCACG GAATGTTCTTTGCGATTCTTGGTGGGATCTTGTTCATTCCGGGCTCCTATTACACAAGAATTGCTTACTATGCttacaaaggttacaaaggctTCTCTTTCTCCAACATACCACCTGTGTAG
- the LOC133711965 gene encoding probable xyloglucan endotransglucosylase/hydrolase protein 23: MVKIYAVVLVMFFNILVASSAGNFNQDFDITWGDGRAKILNNAQLLTLSLDKTSGSGFKSRNQYLFGKIDMQIKLVPGNSAGTVTAYYLSSLGSTHDEIDFEFLGNLSGDPYILHTNVFTQGKGNREQQFYLWFDPTKDFHTYSVLWNPQSIIFSVDGTPIREFKNLGSRGIPFPKNQAMWIYSSLWNADDWATRGGLVKTDWSKAPFTASYRNFNAQACIWSSGSSSCSSSPSSSSKEAWFTQSLDATGKGRINWVQKNYMIYNYCKDTKRFPQGLPLECTVVN; the protein is encoded by the exons ATGGTTAAGATATATGCTGTAGTTTTGGTTATGTTCTTCAACATCTTGGTGGCCTCATCGGCTGGTAACTTCAACCAAGATTTTGATATAACATGGGGCGATGGGCGCGCCAAAATACTCAATAATGCGCAGCTACTCACGCTGTCCCTTGACAAGACTTCCGGGTCGGGGTTCAAGTCCAGGAATCAGTACCTGTTTGGAAAAATTGATATGCAGATTAAGCTCGTGCCTGGTAACTCCGCCGGTACCGTTACAGCTTACTAT CTATCTTCGTTGGGGTCGACTCATGATGAAATAGACTTCGAGTTTCTTGGCAACCTAAGCGGAGATCCTTATATTCTACACACAAATGTTTTCACACAAGGCAAGGGAAATAGAGAGCAGCAATTTTATCTTTGGTTCGATCCCACCAAAGACTTCCACACCTACTCCGTCTTGTGGAACCCTCAAAGCATCAT ATTCTCTGTCGATGGCACACCTATTCGAGAGTTCAAGAATTTAGGATCGAGGGGAATCCCATTCCCAAAGAACCAAGCAATGTGGATCTACTCAAGCCTTTGGAACGCAGATGACTGGGCGACACGCGGTGGACTTGTGAAGACAGACTGGAGTAAAGCTCCATTCACAGCCTCGTACAGAAACTTTAACGCCCAAGCATGCATTTGGTCTTCTGGTTCTtcctcttgttcttcttctccttctagTTCTTCAAAAGAGGCATGGTTCACCCAATCATTGGATGCCACAGGGAAAGGAAGAATAAATTGGGTTCAAAAGAACTATATGATCTACAACTATTGCAAGGATACCAAGCGCTTCCCACAGGGACTTCCTCTTGAATGCACAGT